The following are from one region of the bacterium genome:
- a CDS encoding BrnT family toxin — translation MYFWDEAKNRLNRQKHGISFEEARDHIFEGKNVFAPEVAYDKGEARHAVIGKYNSKYYVGIFAITPAGLRIISVRRARHEEEEQAKQKGI, via the coding sequence ATGTACTTCTGGGATGAAGCCAAAAATCGGCTGAATCGGCAAAAGCATGGAATCAGCTTCGAGGAGGCCAGGGACCACATCTTCGAGGGCAAGAACGTGTTCGCCCCCGAGGTGGCTTATGACAAGGGTGAGGCGCGACACGCGGTCATCGGCAAGTACAACAGCAAATACTATGTCGGGATTTTCGCCATAACGCCGGCGGGTCTGCGTATCATATCCGTAAGGAGGGCCAGGCATGAAGAAGAAGAGCAAGCCAAGCAAAAAGGGATTTGA
- a CDS encoding TerB family tellurite resistance protein, with amino-acid sequence MSFLKFLGLPKDAKPADDADTVREISRKLDRLDPAVAAYHALFACILSRVAHADLDISEEETRKMETILQSLGHLSPEMAALVVEIAKRQNQLLGGVENYLFTRRFKDVSDRTQREHLLECLLAVAAADESISTQEDAEIRKIADELEITRAQFIAIRSRFRDYLAVLK; translated from the coding sequence ATGTCGTTCCTGAAATTCCTGGGCCTCCCGAAAGACGCGAAACCGGCGGACGACGCGGACACCGTCCGGGAGATCAGCCGCAAACTCGACCGCCTCGATCCCGCGGTGGCGGCCTATCACGCCCTTTTCGCCTGCATCTTGAGCCGCGTCGCCCACGCCGACCTCGACATCTCCGAGGAAGAGACCCGCAAGATGGAAACGATCCTTCAATCCCTCGGGCATCTTTCGCCGGAAATGGCGGCGCTGGTCGTGGAAATCGCCAAGCGCCAAAACCAGCTCTTGGGCGGCGTGGAGAACTATCTCTTCACCCGCCGATTCAAGGACGTCTCGGACCGGACCCAACGCGAACATCTCTTGGAATGCCTGCTGGCCGTGGCCGCGGCCGACGAGTCCATCTCAACCCAGGAAGACGCGGAGATCCGCAAGATCGCCGATGAACTCGAGATCACGCGCGCCCAATTCATCGCCATCCGCTCGCGTTTCCGGGATTACCTGGCCGTGCTGAAATAG